The genomic DNA GCAGTGTATACCTACTAAAACAAGTTGAGATGGAAGAATGGTACTTTAGGAATTCTAATATTTGAGACATCACCTACTTCTGCTATTAATGTTTCACCTTTCCCGAAGCGAATGCAAGAGACACTAGCCAAATGAAATGCTTACAGTAGGTTTAACCATGGATGGATACTCATAGCATGATAAGTGAAGCTTTTCTCATCCAAGTCACTGTTTTCTGTAATGCTGAATACTTGGTTGCGAATCATGGACTAATTACAAGGATGTTTATACATCATGTTCGTCTAATTTCAGTATGTTTGTCTAACAGGGCATGGGGCCAAACGTAGCTGACTTGGGACCATAATTATTGTCTTTTATGGCGGGATAAGGATTCCGGTCCGGTGGTCTTTGGCTATTATCTGGTGAAGAAGTCTTTGTTCCGCTTCCGCAGCCAggaaataagaataaaaaaaggcTATGGAACAGAAATCTTTATTAGCCAAGTGAAGAGTATGTACGATTTAGTTTAGCTAATGAACTTTTTCAtcgattttcttttgttggagaCTTGAACCGTTCTCTAAGGAAACCTCTAGAGCCTCTCCTGATTCGTATTTAAAACAGAGCCACATCTCTATTTCTAAAACAGGGTCACGTCTCCTAATCAAAAATCcatgttttgatttatttcatcTATAACGCATGGTTTTTGCTGATGTGGAATAGTCACAAGAAAGTCATAAAACAGAGGTTATGTCCTTGTTGCGTTGAGTTGTCAAAACACAGTAACAATCTGTAACCacatggaagaaaaagaagaagcctTTCGATGATACATCAGTTTTGGGATCTTCTATTATGAGTTTAAAGACAACGCAGTTGATGAAAAACTTCTGTTGGTTTGTTGCCTCTTGTCACTGTAACTGAGACACAGATCCGTCTTTCTACACCACACAATTTAAGATCTGTTTTAGTAAGAAAGAAAGTGAAGCATGGGGAGGGTGAGAGACTTGAGAGccaaacaaaaactcacaagggttttgtagaaaacaacaaagcaagTGTTCTGAAACAGCGAAGTAAGAGGAAGTACTGGTTTTGGCTACAAAACAAGTTGCAACACAAAACCCTCAAGTTTTGTTTTCCAGAAAGAGTAGAGAGCTATAGGGACAAATCACTGCTTTCCTTTTCATTCATTTCATTTTCCAgctaactttttcttttatatacaaaataaatattcgATCTAAATGGTTTTACATAAGAATATTCCATGAACTTTAATCACTTAAATAACAACATTATGCAACAACTCTCTTTTTACATGCATATAGTTAACCAGAGATCGGTTTGGATGAACCGGACAGGAAAATTGAATACTTTTAGTAAAACCATGCTGGTGGTGTGGGATTACGAATTTTAAATCCCAAAATGTCCCTACAACAAAACCATAGTTAGAAGCTAAACGTAGGtgtaaaaaaacatacaaagaaaatttttaaaaaaaaaaaacgaaaaaaaaaaagagaagagagagagagagatagtgaaaaaaaggaaaaggtcACTACGGGGAAGCGTGGAGAGTGGCAGAAAGTatagagagcgagagagagagagagagagagagagtagagagaaaaTTCAGACAATGTTGGGTTCTACAGTTCTTACTAGTTCAAActgcttttgttttacttttttggtttgattctctGTCTGAATATAGACATTTCATATCCTCACaatcctttaatttttttttttttttggtaaaagattaagcttattattatttttttgggttaagtTTAGTCCATAATTTGTGTATTAGtatatgtattaatatatatccaTTGTTGACGTCAAATTtcattcataattttatatttgttttaacttCACCTGGAAGTATCTCTTAGTAAAGGGATATCCAAAATTCCCCTGTAAATGTAATTAGTAATTTACTTAAGGCTGTGTTCTTGAATAATACACCGATTTAAGTCTACTCGTCCCAAAGCaacaaagagacaaaacaaGATCATTGTTAGCAGATCCTATTGTGATGAGTGACAATTAGGagataatatgatttatatacaaatataattagatTAGACTTAAATCCTGTGATTAGATAGAGATCGCATCATTGTTTGTGTCTACATGACATAGAGTTGTACCTTAAACTTTTTAATGACACGAGCCCGAAAGTAAACTACCAAAGTCATCGTACTTCGATgataaaaactaatataattatataaatagtgaaataattaattaattaatgagatCTGATGATAAGACCTTCTGTATCGCAGGGTTCATAGAGGAATCCTTagtattttgttgaaaaaaaataaatcaaaacaaaacaaaaaatgtaagatCTCCCCCCTTGTATAGTATACTCGATCGTGGATTAAGAGACGCTACGTGTCAGCTCTCTGTTGGCcgaacaaaaaatacaaaaggaaaacaaaaatttggacagatagtttttattatttttcctctctttctctctctttctctcgcgattGAATCTCCGAAACGAGAAAACAATTTGGAATCAGAAGCTTCAAGGTTTGGAATCGAAGGACTTGGAATGGTTTGGATTCAGTTGGGAATGGAGAGAAGTTGCGAAAGAAAGAATCGAGTTTCAGTTGGAGATGGGTTAACCATTTTGTTCTTAGATTTCCGATTTGCTAAACTCATCTGAACAGGTTTCTCTCTGATTCTTCCTACTGGAATATTCAATTAGTCAATTTCATAGAACCATTCCTTTAGATTCCTGTGTATGGTTTCTCTTGCGTGTTTTGTTCATAgtgtctctgttttttgtttacatctGTATCAATGGTTTCTCCTCAAAGAAGCGAATTTTATCAAATCGGTTGAATCCTTTCTTCTTCGTTGTTGCCTTGGATTTCGAAAATTTCTTGCTTTAAAGCTTCTGTTAGTTCTAGAATTGATGTTCTTTATATGACATTGTGGTGGAGATGATGAATGTTAAAGTAAAAGGTCTGAGCAGGTTATGAGTAACGGAGAGGGCCCTTGTCTATGCCTTGAGCTATGGTATTTGTGGCTCCGCAAACTCTCCAACAATGAACCAGATTCACAACGTGCTGTTTGTGAAATCTGATGGGTCGATTTTTAAAGGCGTGGGGTTACTTTCTACTATTGATTGCTGACCTAGAATTCTCCCTGTATAGTCTCCTTGTGCTTCTTTATCATCAGTTAGTTGCCCTTATTAGTCTTGCATTGATCAAAGATCTCTTTGACTGATCCACATGATATTATCTAATAGGTCTCTATCTTGCTTTGTTGATGTTTGAAGCTTTTTTTATTCTAGGCATAGTTTTTGGTTGATGTGTATGATTTCCTCATTCATGTACTTGTGAGACTATAGAAGAAGTATTGCAGTTATAGCATTTGCCAATTTTGTGGTAAAGCTGAAGAAAGTATTCCATCTCTTTTagtgtttgtttgattgagtATTACTACTTTCTCTGTTCGTTGATACTTTAGTGTCTCTCTTACGGCTGGAATTGATTTGAAGAACTATTATTATGTGTGTATATCCGAAGAATGATGTGCTAAATTTTAATGATGCCTTGTTGcaatgtttgattggtttagTGAGCAGAGTAGAGTAAGTAAAGAGATGGCTGGGCACAAGATCGCACATGCAACTTTGAAAGGTCCAAGTGTTGTGAAGGAGTTAGTAATCGGTCTCGCACTAGGGCTTGCGGCTGGTGGGCTATGGAAAATGCATCACTGGAATGAGCAGAGGAAAACAAGAGCCTTCTATGATTTGCTTGAGAAAAGCGAgattggtgttgttgttgcagagGAGTAAAGTTAGTAATAGAGGGAGATTTGATGATGACGATTACCTCAAATTCTAGTGTTTGCTATTAAAAAGGTTGCAATGTAACATACATACCATGATTTGATAACATTATTTGTCAACGCCTATTTATTTACCAAAACAAGATcccaaatatttttgattttgctactatctaaaacaaattaaacgttggttgagaatatttggagcaaatcagtattaaaattaattcttctctctatttatgaattgcacttctattgtaatatgtattaatgtttttattatgttttgtatgtttgaaaatt from Camelina sativa cultivar DH55 chromosome 7, Cs, whole genome shotgun sequence includes the following:
- the LOC109125584 gene encoding probable cytochrome c oxidase subunit 5C-3 → MFDWFSEQSRVSKEMAGHKIAHATLKGPSVVKELVIGLALGLAAGGLWKMHHWNEQRKTRAFYDLLEKSEIGVVVAEE